A genomic region of Miscanthus floridulus cultivar M001 chromosome 3, ASM1932011v1, whole genome shotgun sequence contains the following coding sequences:
- the LOC136546135 gene encoding uncharacterized protein encodes MSMALSRLTQWLWPGGAAARVAATHEHPSGVLTSSSFPDFPSGFREPETVTFYTGGGAGGRRARPRRVRNRRRSRGEARVDREYDMVIVPSDGGGCLSGSDSDDSDWSIGWLEPQAPELQTDGDPENCFAVLVPCYRHGRQEQEPRRHEGRFLGAGTLTDGGLSDGKNFVEQWLSSLQN; translated from the exons ATGTCCATGGCGTTGAGCCGCCTCACGCAATGGCTGTGGCCgggtggcgcggcggcgcgggtggCGGCCACCCACGAGCACCCCAGCGGGGTgctgacgagctcctccttcccggACTTCCCCTCCGGGTTCCGGGAGCCCGAAACCGTCACGTTCTACACCGGCGGGGGCGCCGGCGGCCGCCGCGCGCGCCCGAGGAGGGTCAGgaaccgccgccgcagccgcgggGAGGCCCGTGTCGACCGGGAGTACGACATGGTCATCGTCCCGTCCGACGGCGGTGGGTGCCTGTCCGGCTCCGACTCGGACGACTCCGACTGGTCCATCGGCTGGCTTGAGCCACAGGCGCCGGAGCTGCAGACGGACGGCGACCCCGAGAACTGCTTCGCCGTCCTCGTGCCATGCTACCGCCACGGCCGCCAAGAGCAGGAGCCCCGGAGGCACGAGGGCAGGTTTCTTGGCGCAGGCACCCTCACCGATGGTGGCCTCTCTG ATGGAAAGAATTTTGTAGAGCAGTGGCTTTCTTCTCTCCAGAACTAA